A region from the Aegilops tauschii subsp. strangulata cultivar AL8/78 chromosome 5, Aet v6.0, whole genome shotgun sequence genome encodes:
- the LOC109787643 gene encoding THO complex subunit 4A, translating to MADALDMSLDDLISKNKSSSQRGRGRRNPASGSGSGSASGGPAPAGRRFQARAATRAAAAPYHQFNFQPPAPAVFAYAAQQAHAHAHAQAMAMVAPPTGVETGTKLYISNLDYNVSNEDIKELFAEVGDLKRYSINYDKSGRSKGTAEVIFSRKSDALAALKRYNNVQLDGKPMKIEVIGTNIEAPPPPAIFTLNTPTIGNFIPSYSGGRGRGGDGGRGWPRGRGGFGGRSAAGRGRGRGDVGRGRGRGGRGSQPVSANDLDADLDKYHSEAMQTS from the exons ATGGCGGACGCCCTGGACATGTCCCTCGACGACCTCATCTCCAAGAACAAGTCATCCTCCCAGCGCGGCCGTGGCCGCCGCAACCCGGCCTCGGGCTCGGGCTCTGGCTCCGCGTCGGGGGGACCCGCACCCGCCGGCCGCCGCTTCCAGGCTCGCGCCGCCACCCGCGCTGCCGCCGCGCCCTACCACCAATTCAACTTCCAGCCCCCG gcgccggcggtttttgCATATGCTGCCCAGCAGGCCCATGCCCATGCCCACGCCcaggcgatggccatggtggcgCCGCCGACCGGGGTCGAAACGGGCACCAAGCTGTACATCTCCAACCTCGACTACAATGTCTCCAACGAGGACATCAAG GAACTCTTTGCTGAGGTGGGCGATCTCAAGCGGTACTCCATTAACTACGACAAGAGTGGGAGATCAAAG GGAACTGCAGAGGTTATATTTTCAAGGAAATCGGATGCTCTAGCTGCTCTAAAGAGGTACAACAATGTGCAGCTTGACGGCAAACCTATGAAAATTGAGGTCATTGGAACAAATATTGAGGCACCACCACCACCTGCTATTTTTACTTTGAATACCCCGACGATAGGAAACTTCATTCCTTCCTACAG TGGCGGACGTGGAAGGGGCGGTGATGGTGGTCGGGGATGGCCTCGGGGCAGAGGTGGATTCGGCGGGCGTAGTGCTGCAGGGCGTGGTCGAGGGCGCGGTGATGTTGGCCGTGGGCGAGGGAGGGGAGGGCGTGGCAGTCAGCCGGTTTCTGCCAATGATCTAGACGCAGACTTGGACAAGTACCACTCGGAGGCGATGCAGACCAGCTAA
- the LOC109787642 gene encoding uncharacterized protein, which translates to MGMDAINNNNNVSAVAPPSSMWTSTSRRWRPSLASGLRAALACTIVGVVSVYAPPPLKRHLTFPAFSYVVTVIIVTDATVGTALRATASALHATVMGAVPSVLALWLAHRTGAAESVLATSAVVALSTFAVALPESPGPVAKRIALGQIIIIYVAKFRRGDRTSHELVLEHPANVVLCTALGVAAALLAVLLPCPRLATREVEDKSRAYMETAAERVRVLVDAFLLTANDTACVDDGQETAAASGRRRRWCMAACMSQANRLASASAALLRRMAAVKGDLQWERVPAVLRRWMPQQAVVDHGRIEMPIKGMEIALTSTAIAGTSPMICSSWLEHMRDQIRLSMLTTHRHHHCSSTAATSVAMTKTTINKQSPLMLTTDTMTTLLPERHEELSPFLFLFSMHLLRRGTLQQLASSHPDQTKTTTCSKVTPAVTAADESTDDDDFYLSEEEEEEGAHASSGEEEDQLQEHEAPNKTGDMEKTSKKQNKKSVWLRWGLEWERVMTAAKCAVSLGLAVLLGLLFNNDHGFWSGLIVATTMTAGRDSTWAVAIARAHGTAIGSVYGVLGCLLSQQPHLMELRFLALLPWIVLATFLKRSRAYGPAGGVAAALSGIIIVGRRYDEAPMAFTITRLVETFIGLSCTVATDLVFQRKARPTARARAQLHRCIAALRECVVGLAPTSSAKQQQQHKTLLEQVALLKKYAVEAGSEPNFLWLAPFPTSCYDKVHGSLSRIAQLIGLYQHARATLIDTAGGSRQLGADMKRFHSALSASLETLLEEDVDLEAGKGIFCEDMAVVKSFLGHAREALSQQQQEEEEEQLAAVCLGSIGFCMGEMMKEAQQLEAHMLNLSLQPCR; encoded by the exons ATGGGCATGGATGcaatcaacaacaacaacaacgtgAGCGCGGTGGCACCGCCGTCGTCCATGTGGACCAGCACGAGCCGGCGCTGGCGCCCGTCCCTCGCGTCGGGCCTCCGTGCCGCCCTGGCCTGCACCATCGTGGGCGTCGTGTCCGTCTACGCGCCGCCGCCCCTCAAGCGCCACCTCACCTTCCCTGCCTTCTCCTACGTCGTGACCGTCATCATCGTCACGGACGCCACCGTCGGCACCGCCCTGCGCGCCACGGCCAGCGCGCTCCACGCCACCGTCATGGGCGCCGTCCCTTCCGTCCTGGCGCTGTGGCTGGCGCACCGCACGGGCGCCGCCGAGTCGGTGCTGGCCACGTCGGCCGTGGTGGCGCTGAGCACGTTCGCGGTGGCGCTGCCGGAGTCGCCGGGCCCCGTGGCGAAGCGGATCGCGCTGGGGCAGATCATCATTATCTACGTAGCCAAGTTCAGGCGAGGGGACCGCACGAGCCACGAGCTGGTGCTGGAGCACCCCGCCAACGTGGTGCTGTGCACGGCGCTGGGGGTGGCGGCCGCCTTGCTGGCGGTGCTGCTGCCTTGCCCGCGGCTGGCCACCCGGGAGGTGGAGGACAAGAGCAGGGCCTACATGGAGACCGCCGCGGAGAGGGTGAGGGTGCTCGTCGACGCGTTCCTCCTCACCGCCAACGACACCGCCTGCGTGGATGATGGCCAGGAAACAGCCGCGGCATCTGGTAGACGGCGGCGATGGTGCATGGCAGCGTGCATGTCACAGGCCAACCGTCTCGCGTCCGCAagcgccgccctcctccgccgcATGGCCGCCGTTAAG GGAGATTTGCAGTGGGAGAGAGTGCCAGCAGTGCTCAGGCGGTGGATGCCGCAGCAGGCGGTGGTAGACCACGGCCGCATCGAGATGCCCATCAAGGGAATGGAGATTGCGCTCACCAGCACGGCCATCGCCGGCACCAGCCCTATGATATGCAGCAGCTGGTTGGAGCATATGAGAGACCAGATACGCCTCTCCATGCTCACTACACATCGCCACCACCATTGCAGCAGCACCGCCGCCACCAGCGTCGCCATGACCAAGACGACCATCAACAAACAATCACCATTAATGTTGACTACCGATACGATGACGACGTTGTTGCCGGAGAGGCACGAGGAGCTGTCTcctttcctcttcctcttctccatGCATCTCCTCCGTCGTGGCACCCTGCAGCAGTTGGCCTCTTCTCATCCGGATCAGACCAAGACTACCACCTGCAGCAAGGTAACCCCGGCGGTCACAGCAGCCGACGAATCAACCGACGACGACGACTTCTACCTGtccgaagaagaagaggaagaaggagcacatgccagcagcggagaagaagaagaccagCTGCAAGAACACGAGGCGCCAAATAAGACTGGCGACATGGAGAAGACGTCCAAGAAGCAGAATAAGAAAAGCGTGTGGTTGAGGTGGGGGCTGGAATGGGAGAGGGTGATGACGGCGGCCAAGTGCGCCGTGTCGCTGGGCCTCGCCGTCCTTCTCGGCCTTCTCTTCAACAACGACCACGGCTTCTGGTCCGGCCTCATCGTCGCCACCACCATGACCGCCGGCCGTGACTCCACGTGGGCCGTGGCCATCGCGCGTGCGCACGGCACCGCCATCGGCTCCGTATACGGCGTGCTGGGCTGCCTCCTCTCGCAGCAGCCGCACCTCATGGAGCTCCGCTTCCTGGCGCTCCTCCCCTGGATCGTCCTCGCCACCTTCCTCAAGCGCAGCCGTGCATACGGCCCAGCGGGCGGTGTCGCTGCCGCGCTGTCAGGCATCATCATCGTGGGACGGAGGTACGACGAGGCGCCCATGGCCTTCACCATCACCAGGCTCGTGGAGACCTTCATTGGCCTGTCCTGCACAGTCGCGACGGACCTCGTGTTCCAGCGCAAGGCCAGGCCGACCGCCAGGGCCAGGGCGCAGCTCCACCGCTGCATCGCCGCGCTGCGGGAGTGTGTGGTTGGACTGGCACCCACGTCGTCAgcgaagcagcagcagcagcacaagACGTTGCTGGAGCAGGTGGCGCTGCTGAAGAAGTACGCGGTGGAGGCGGGCAGCGAGCCCAACTTTCTGTGGCTGGCGCCGTTCCCAACCAGCTGCTACGACAAGGTTCATGGCAGCCTGAGCAGGATCGCGCAGCTGATTGGGCTCTACCAGCACGCCCGAGCCACCCTCATCGACACCGCCGGCGGCAGCCGGCAACTAGGCGCGGACATGAAGCGCTTCCACAGCGCCCTCTCCGCGTCCCTGGAGACACTGCTTGAGGAGGATGTCGACCTTGAAGCCGGCAAAGGAATCTTCTGCGAGGACATGGCGGTGGTCAAGTCCTTCCTCGGACATGCGAGGGAGGCACTGtcacagcagcagcaggaggaggaagaagagcagtTGGCTGCTGTTTGCCTGGGCTCGATTGGGTTTTGCATGGGGGAGATGATGAAGGAGGCACAGCAGCTGGAGGCTCACATGCTGAACCTCAGTCTCCAACCTTGTCGCTGA